From a region of the Streptomyces venezuelae genome:
- a CDS encoding CBS domain-containing protein, translated as MTSTPYTVNDVMTKTVVTVTAAAEFKEIATAMERWKVTAVPVIEGEGHVVGVVSEADLLTKEEFHEHGPSLIEQMRRLGDTAKAGSVRAEQLMTTPAVTIRPDATLPQAARLMADRHIKRLPVVDADGTLLGIVSRADLLKVFLRADDDLAAEVRREVVDRLFPLSHRDITVDVTHGIVTLSGRTRDPHLIPVATRLARAVEGVVGVHCRLEGPASA; from the coding sequence ATGACCTCCACCCCGTACACCGTCAACGACGTCATGACGAAGACCGTCGTCACCGTCACCGCCGCCGCCGAATTCAAGGAGATCGCCACCGCGATGGAGCGCTGGAAGGTCACCGCGGTCCCGGTCATCGAAGGCGAAGGCCATGTCGTCGGCGTCGTCTCCGAAGCCGACCTCCTCACCAAGGAGGAGTTCCACGAACACGGACCGAGCCTCATCGAGCAGATGCGCCGCCTCGGCGACACCGCGAAGGCCGGATCGGTCCGCGCCGAGCAGTTGATGACCACACCCGCCGTCACGATCCGCCCCGACGCCACGCTCCCCCAGGCCGCCCGCCTGATGGCCGACCGCCACATCAAACGGCTTCCGGTCGTCGACGCCGACGGCACCCTCCTCGGCATCGTCAGCCGCGCCGACCTCCTGAAGGTCTTCCTCCGCGCCGACGACGACCTGGCCGCCGAGGTCCGCCGCGAGGTCGTCGACCGTCTCTTCCCCCTCTCGCACCGTGACATCACGGTCGACGTCACACACGGGATCGTCACCCTGTCGGGAAGGACCCGCGACCCGCACCTCATCCCCGTGGCCACGCGCCTCGCCCGGGCCGTCGAAGGTGTGGTCGGCGTGCACTGCCGGCTCGAAGGCCCCGCCTCTGCGTAA